The Bradyrhizobium sp. CCGB01 genome segment GATCTGCTTCAGTTTCTCGGGCGAAGTGTCGCCGTCGGTAGCCGCTTCTAGGATTCTCGAGGCTACATGGGTGCGCGCCGCGGTTTCGTGGCGCGAGACGTCTTCGCAGACCTCATCGAAGACGGCGCGCAAGAGCGCGGTCGTGGCACGATCGAACATGGGACCCCCCAACGCAAGAAGAGTTAGTTTACTGCGGAAACGCTGTGCGGTGAATTCAACAAAGTTAATGCGGTTGGATCAAGCGAAGGTCCCTCGAGAGCTTCCGCAACGCAACATGAACTGAACCCAACCTAGACCTTGCTGTTGTGGTCAAGCTCGATGCTTTCGAGTCAAGCTGCTCCAGACCGAGCATCCATTGCCCGCTCGCCGCCGGGGCCAGCGAAACCATTGCCATTTTTTCCCGTTGTGGTCGGGGCGCTCGAACAAAGTGAGAGGATCCTCGATGAAGAAGATGCAATGTCGGCGCTGATGGTCGGCGCCCTCGGTTTGGCCTCGGTGGCCACGACGTCTCCTGCCGAAGCCCACTGGCGAGGCGGGTGGGGCGGATGGGGGCCGGGCATCGCCGGCGGCCTGGTTGCCAGCGCCGTCATCGGCGGGATTGCCTCCTCGGCATATGGCTGGGGACCGGGCTATGGCTACTACGGTAGCCCCCGCTACTATGGAGCCGGCTACTATGGCGGTCCCTACGCCTACGACTACGGGTACGACGAGCCCTATCGCTGGGGCGGCGGCTACACCACGACCTACTACACAGCGCCGGTGTCCTACGGTTACCGCTATCGCCGCGTCGTCCGCCCGGCCTACGCCTACTATCGCGGGTCTTATCCGGTCGTTCGTCATCACTGGCATCGGCATCACCGCCACTGGTGAGAGCGGGCGCACGTGGAACCTACGAAGGCCGCCCCTCGAGGGAGCGGCCTTTTCCTTTGAACCGCGGTCGCGCTTCCGCTCACCACCATCTGCCCGCAAATGGATCAGTCCGTTTGAAGGCGAGGCGCCGGTCGGGCGTCCGCTTCTGCAGCTTTGCCGACCGCTTCGGATGCGTGACGACCGCCGCAGCGCGGGCCCGCCCTTCCTTCCGGGCCTCGCCGGAAGGTGCTGCAGGCACGGCGGCCATGGCTTCTCGCACTTCTTGCAGCGGCTCTTCCGGGACCGGATCGGCCTGCGCGATCATCGGCGCTTCGGCCCGCTGGCTGGTGTCGAAGACGATCTTCTCCGGGAGGCTCCTCGCCGATTTTATGCGGATGATGGTCCTGTCGGGGTCGGCCACGGCGGCGGCTTCGACGGGAGCGGGCATGTACCGATCCGCAACGAAGAGCAGCGCCAGCAAGAACCCGCCGACCAAGACGAAATAACGAATGATCGGCATGGACGGCCGCTCGCAAATGGAATTCAAGGTACGGCGGGGGCCGGATGGGGGGCGGGCCGCTGCGATCAGCGACCCGCCGGGAAGGCTTAGTCGATCTCCTGGACGACCGTGCGGGTCGACGGATCGACCAGCATCACGCGCTCGCCCGAGTAGACATAGCGATATTTGGTGAGCGAGGGACCCCAGTCGGCGGGCACCGCCTCAAGTTCGACTTCGCGCGGCACGGGCTGGCCGACTACTATCTTCTGCTGCACCGGACGGACCTTGTGCTCTGTGACGTAGGTGCGGATCTTGGTGCGGTATTCTGGCTCGATCTGCACGGCGGCCGCGTGACCGGTGCCGGTGGTGGTGACGACCGTCGACTGCGCCATCGCGCCCGTCGAGATCAGCGCGGCCAGGGCCGTCGTCAGTAGAAGCTTGTTCATGTTGTTCTCCTCGCCGCCAGATGCGGCATGCGAGAACCCGCTAATGATGGCAAGGTTCCGGAAAGCAGCAGAGCCACTGCCTATTTTTCCCGAGAGCGTGGCGGCCAGGCGGAGTCGGTCTCGCCAAGACTGCGCCGAACAAATTCGACTGCATCGACGTTATGAGTTCCGGAATCAGATCCACGGCAGCGAGGACGACGAGTGGCGAGGAGGAAAACGCGCAAGAAGCCGGTCGAGAATAAAGATCAAGATAGCTTCTTGCGGCGTCTTGGTCCCGGCCTCATCACGGGCGCTTCCGACGACGATCCATCCGGGATCGGCACCTACAGCCAGGCGGGCGCCCAACTAGGATTCGGCATCGGCTGGACCATGCTGATCACCTATCCGCTGATGGCCGCGATCCAGGAGATCTCGGGTCGCATCGGACGCGTCACTGGGCACGGCATCGCCGGAAACGTCTGCCGGAATTTCCCCGCGCCCGTCATCTGGTCCATGATCGTGCTGCTCTTCGTCGCCAACACGATCAACGTCGCCGCCGACCTTGGGGCGATGGGCGATGCCCTCAAGCTTCTGATCGGGGGATCGGGCACACTTTACGTCGTGCTCTTCGGTGCTGTGTCCGTCATCGCGCAGATCTTCTTCAAGTATGAGCGTTATGTGGCGATCCTGAAATGGCTGACGCTCGTTTTGCTCGCTTATGTCATCGCCCTTTTTCTCGCAAAGGTGCCCTGGGGCGAGGCCCTGAAGGGGCTTCTCATCCCGAAGATCGAATGGAATGGACCCTTCCTGACGACCCTGGTCGCGATCCTCGGGACGACAATCTCGCCCTATCTCTTCATCTGGCAGTCCTCCCAGGAGGCAGAGGAGCAGCGGATCGATCCCGACAAGAAGCCGCTCAAGCGCGAGCCGGAGAAGGAGGACGAAGAGGTCAAGCGGATCCGGATCGATACACTTGTCGGCATGGCAGTGTCGAACGTCATCGCGATCGCGATCATCATGACGACGGCGGCAACGTTGCACGCGTCCGGCAAGACCGACATCGAATCGTCCGCCCAGGCGGCCGAAGCCCTGAGGCCCGTCGCGGGGGCGATGGCCGAGTTGATCTTCGCCCTCGGCATCATCGGGACGGGCCTTCTTGCGATCCCAGTGCTGGCCGGCTCGACGGCCTACGCTATCGGAGAAGGTCGCAAGTGGCCGGTCGGCCTGTCGCGAAAGCCGAAGGAGGCCGTCGCGTTCTATGGTGTACTCGCGCTTTCGGTCGCGCTCGGCGTTGGGCTTAACTTCACGGCGCTGGACCCGATCAAAGCGCTCTATTGGAGCGCGGTCATCAACGGTATACTGGCCGCTCCGATCATGACCGTGATGATGCTGCTGGTTCGGCGAAAGTCGGTCATGGGCGATCTGATGATTTCGGGGCCAGTCTATTGGTTAGGCTGGACCGCGACCGTAGCGATGTTCATGTGCATCATCGGCATGGCTTGCTCGATGATGTGGTCATAATCCCGCACGGAGGCGACCGCAAAGCCCTACCCCGTCAAAAAGGTCTGCCGATGTCGGCTTCTGCTCCGATCAATAGTCCCGCTGATCGACGCCAACGACGGCTCCTGATCTTGTTGGCTGCGGGTTTCGTCGCCTTCGGTGCTGCAGCGGCCGGCCTTTTCTACCTCCTGCAGCCCGAGACCCTTCGGATCGCCGTCGGCCCTTCAGGCAGTGAAGACCACCAGGTTGTTCAGGGGATGGCCGAGGCCATCGAGGAGGAAAGCAGGACGGTCAGGATCTTGCCGATCACCACCGCAGGAGCAGCGGAATCCCTCGCGGTCCCCTCGACAGCAAAATCACGAGTGCAGCTATCGTCGCGACATCCCGATCGCGCGGAGCGCCGAAATTTCTTCCGGTCGAAGCATCCGAAGCGATCGCCCTGCGGCACCCCCGCTACGAAGCCGAGGAGATCCCCGGCAGTGTCTTCAACGCCAACCCGGCCTGGCCAGAGGACAAGATCGACACCATCAGCGTCAACCATCTCGTCCTAGCCAGGAAAGAGCTGTCGGAAGCCAAAGCGGCGGCATTCTACCGGCAGCTTTTCGCCGTACGCGATACGGTCACGCAACGCGTCGCCGGCACCGGGCGCATCACAAAGCCGGATACGGAAAAGGAGGCGGAGCCCTCGGTGCACAGGGGAGCTGCGGCGGTCATCAACGGCACGGAGCGGACATTTCTGGACAAGTATAGCGACTACTTCTGGTTCGCACTGCTTCTGCTTTCTGGCATCGGCTCGGCCGCCGCCTGGCTCCGGCGCTATCTGAACCGGGACGAACGCGATGACAACACCAGCTACCGCGACCGAATTCTCGCGGTTGTAACCGAGATCCGCGATGCCGGATCCGAGCAGGATCTGCTGGCTTCGCAGCGGGAAGTCGACGCGATCATCGCGGAAACCATCAAGTGCTACGACGAGGGAGCCATCGAACAGGAGGACATGGCCGCGTTCGGCCTCGTCCTTGAGCTGTTCGATCATGCGGTCGCGGAAAGGCGGGCGGCGTTGCAAGGCGGCCCCGTCGAGACAAAGGGCGCGGGACCAACCATCGCCTCTCGCCGATAGTCGCAGCGCGGGCACACTTCATCGCTTCTGCAGTATGGTCGAGAGCGCCGAGCCGTCGTTCAAGATTGAGAAAACCTCTCGCGAGGACAGATGCGGGGCGGCTTCCTCGAACGTATCGCTGGCATCGATCTTGGCGCGCCCGACCGCAAGGCAACAGGCGGGGAAAGTCGGGGGAATTTGTTCTCGCCGCGTTCCGGTGTCAGAGCAGCTTCGCCGCTACTCCTTCGTCCCACTCCAGTTCGCATAACACCTCGGCTTCGACTGAGGTTTCCGCGGTGAAGTATTTGGCATTCTCAGTCAGAAGCCTCCGAGCGGCCTCCTCTGCCTTTACCTTTGAGTCGCAGCGCTCACTGAAGCTTGCAATCGCTTCTCCAGTTCGCTGAACTGCGTCCCATCGCAGTATCTCGACGTGCGCGTACCAGACACCGCGACCGGTACGTCGGCGAACCTGGATCTCTCGATAGCGTTCGGCCGCTTCGGAAACACCGAGCCATAAGGGTCCATCTGCTTCGATCTTGGCATTCTCGCGCGCCTCGAACGCGACACCCTTCAGAGTAAGGCTCGCTAAGCCACCTAAGCTTGTTATCGATGACGAGCAGGCCTCTCCTGATTTCTTGGATCGCGTCCTTGGCCTCGTAGGTGATCTTAGGAGGCCTAGGAACGCTTCCCTTACCGCCTGCGCTCGGAAGAAGATAAACGGTGAAAGATCATTTAACTTCAGCGCCCTAGTGCCTAGTGATGGGCTCGAACCGGGCAATTCTCGTTGCGCCGTCCCATAGCTCGACGGCATGTCCGTCGACGAGCAGTTCTGCCTTTTCGCGCGCGGTGGCTTCGTCCGGCACCTCAAGGTCAACCCGCTGTTCAATGTGCCCATCGGCACCGATTAGGTAGGCTCGATAATTGCCCATTTGGAAAAGCTCGCTCATTCCGAAGATGGAACAAGTTTAGAGGCGATCTAAATCCGCGTCATTAAGAAATGAGGCCGCCCCAAAATTGCTCGTGGGGGCAAACGTGGAGGCCCGGCTCATGCCCCTTTTGGGCCGGGGCCTTTTTCTAGTACTGTCTGTTTCCGACCTCGGTGGACTAGGTTCATTTTAAGAGCGGCCTAATCGATTTTGAACTTAAGTTACCAGCTGTAGTTGTAGGTCTGAGGAGGAACAGCCTATGGCAGATAAGCTCCCTGCCTATCGCCCCGGCGAATTTGCGCGCGACGTGGAGAAGGCCCGCAAACAATTTGAGAAAGCCGAACGGCTGGCACATGAAATGCTGCAGCGCCCTGTGCCCGACACCTTCCTAGGCCGCAAGACGCATGAGCCATTTCCCGTCGAGGAAGAGTAAGGTCCCTCAGTTGGCGGCCTAGGGCCTTTTTCGGCCAGCACCCTTTTTTTCGAGACCTGTTGACCAACCTGTTGGGCTTGGTGTCATCCACCCCTCGAAATCCAGCGACTGGCCTAGAAGCCTGCACTTTCCTAAT includes the following:
- a CDS encoding DUF1236 domain-containing protein — its product is MNKLLLTTALAALISTGAMAQSTVVTTTGTGHAAAVQIEPEYRTKIRTYVTEHKVRPVQQKIVVGQPVPREVELEAVPADWGPSLTKYRYVYSGERVMLVDPSTRTVVQEID
- a CDS encoding Nramp family divalent metal transporter, coding for MARRKTRKKPVENKDQDSFLRRLGPGLITGASDDDPSGIGTYSQAGAQLGFGIGWTMLITYPLMAAIQEISGRIGRVTGHGIAGNVCRNFPAPVIWSMIVLLFVANTINVAADLGAMGDALKLLIGGSGTLYVVLFGAVSVIAQIFFKYERYVAILKWLTLVLLAYVIALFLAKVPWGEALKGLLIPKIEWNGPFLTTLVAILGTTISPYLFIWQSSQEAEEQRIDPDKKPLKREPEKEDEEVKRIRIDTLVGMAVSNVIAIAIIMTTAATLHASGKTDIESSAQAAEALRPVAGAMAELIFALGIIGTGLLAIPVLAGSTAYAIGEGRKWPVGLSRKPKEAVAFYGVLALSVALGVGLNFTALDPIKALYWSAVINGILAAPIMTVMMLLVRRKSVMGDLMISGPVYWLGWTATVAMFMCIIGMACSMMWS